The genome window TTATCTGGCTGGAAAACCTGCTGCGCGGCTTTTCAGGCAGCCTCATCGTCATCACCCACGACCGCCGCTTTTTGGACAACATCGCCACCCGCATCGTCGAACTGGACCGCGGCACGCTGCGCTCGTATGACGGCAGCTTCGCCAAATACAGCGAGAAAAAAGCGCAAGAACTCGCCGTAGAAGCCGAACACAACCGCCTGTTTGACAAATTTCACGCGCAAGAAGAAGCATGGATACGCAAAGGCATAGAAGCGCGCCGCACCCGCAACGAAGGGCGCGTTAAACGCTTGGAAGAATTGCGAAAACAACGCGCCGCCCGCCGCGAGCGGCAAGGGCAAGTGTCGTTCCAGCTTAACGCGGGCGAAAAAAGCGGCAAAATCGTCGTCGAGCTGGAACACGCCTCGTTCCAATACGACAACAAACTGATTATGAACGACTTTTCCGCTATCATCCAACGCGGCGACAAAATCGGCTTAATCGGCGCCAACGGCATCGGCAAAACCACCTTTCTCAAACTCATCCTCGGCGAATTGCAGCCTACGCGTGGCAAAATCCGCATCGGCAGCAAGCAAGAAGTCGCCTATTTTGACCAATTTCGCAGCGCGTTAAACGAGCAAGACACCGTGTTCTACACCATCGGGCAAGGCAACGATTTTGTGGAAATCGGCGGCAAAAAACGCCATGTGATGAGCTACTTGGAAGACTTTTTATTCCACCCCGCCCGCGCCCAATCGCCCGTGTCCTCGCTATCAGGCGGCGAGCGCAACCGCCTGCTGCTTGCCAAGCTGTTCACCCGCACCGCCAATATTTTGGTGCTAGACGAGCCCACCAACGACTTGGACATCGACACGCAAGAATTGCTGGAAGACCTGCTGCGCGACTACACGGGCACGGTGTTCCTCGTCAGCCACGACCGTATGTTTCTAGACAACGTCATCACGCAAAGCATAGTGTTCGAGGGCAACGGCAGCCTGAAAGAATACATCGGCGGCTATCAGGATTATGTGGACGCCAAAGCGCGCGAAAGCAAAATTCAGGCTGCCCCCGCCGCCGCGCAGGAAAAGCAGCCTGAAAAAGAAAAACCCAAAGCCAACCGCACGGTGAAACTATCGTACAAAGAACAGCGCGAACTGGACGCACTGCCCGACGAAATCGCCGCGCTGGAAGCCGAGCAGGCCGAAATCAACGCCGCGCTTTCCCATCCCGACATCTTTAAGGACTACGAACAAGCAGGCGCATTGCAAGCGCGCGCGGAAGAAATCGAGCTGGCGTTGTTGGAGAAATTGGAACGCTGGGAAATGCTGGAAGCGAAGCAAAGCGGCAGCGCATAACAAAATAGAAACCTTTGCCAAGCCCCGAGGCAGCCTGAAAGACATAGATGCCGCCATTCCAGCTCAGGCGGGAATGACGGAGGTGGATACAGCCGTTGTTTGCCAAAACTTCACAAAACCAAAGGCAGCCTGAAAATCCCGTTTCAGGCTGCCTTTTCTTGTTCGCGTTGTCATTTAATCAACAACCCAATTTCGGATTGCCAATCAAAGCGCGCACGGCTTCTTGGTCTTTTTTGCGAATTTGCTCCGCCAGCGTAAACAGGCGGTGGGTTAATTCCGCGTCGTCTTGTGCGCTGGATTTGGCGGAAATCAAAATCGCCGCCAACTGCATGGCTTGGAATTTATCCAAATATTGCGTGTCTTGCATGGTAACGTCCTTTCATTGCACGTTCGAACCTGTATTCACTACTCTCATAGGCAGCCTGAAAACGGAAAACACGTTTTCAGGCTGCCCCAGGGCGTGTCGGCATTCAACTTTTGCAGCGGATTTTGCATCATAAAATGGCAGATGCAAGGCAAAAATGCGAGCCTACGTTGTCCATAGGCGAGTATTTTTAACGCAGCAGATGCCGTTTTAGGGCGAAAAAGCCGCCAAAATGTTGATTGTCAACACGCCCTAATGATTATTCGGGCTTGTTGCCCCCGCCGCGACGGCGCAGCACCGCAGGCGTTTCAAAATCATCAATCACCGATTGGCTGGCAAAATCCGCCGCCACCAAATTCGCGCTGTGCACATCGCGCGCCGAACGGAAAATGCTGTTCATTTTGTGACTGTAATCAGGCTCAACGGGCGCAGCCGCATGGCGGTGCGTGGTTAAGCTGGATTCGTTTTTCTCTTTCAAACCCGTGGCGATAATGGTGATGCGAATCACATCTTCTGCCATGGATTCATCTTCGGCAGTACCGAATTTCAGCTCGGCATCGGGCGAAGCGTATTCGTTCACCACCGCCATGATTTCTTCGTATTCGTCCAAAATAAACGCATCGGGCGCGGTGGTAATGTTCACCAACACGCCGCGCGCGCCGCTCAGGCTCACATCGTCCAGCAAGGGGCTGGAAATGGCTTGCTCCACGGCGATGCGGGCGCGGTCTGTGCCTTTGGATTCGCCGATGCCCATCATCGCCATGCCTGTGATGCTCATCATGTTTTTCACATCGGCAAAGTCCAAGTTAATCAAACCTGGGCTGGTAATCATCTCGGAAATGCCCGCCACGCCGTTGCGCAGCACGTTGTTTGCCGCGCGGAACGCCTCGCGCACGGTAACGCCCTTGCCCAACGCGGTGAGCAATTTATCATTGGGCACAACAATTAAAGAATCCACATGTTGTTTCAACAAATCAATGCCTTGCTGCGCCACAATGCCGCGTTTGCCTTCGTGTTTGAACGGGCGCGTTACCACGGCAACGGTCAAAATGCCCATTTCTTTGGCGATTTCGGCAATCACAGGGGCTGCACCTGTGCCTGTGCCGCCGCCCATGCCTGTGGTGATGAACAACATGTTCGCG of Kingella oralis contains these proteins:
- a CDS encoding ATP-binding cassette domain-containing protein; protein product: MTLLTLENASFAVGHVPLLDHTAFQLAQGEKIGLIGRNGAGKSTLLKILAGVQKLDDGQLIIQSSLKIVYVPQESQFAPDASVFDIVSEGLGTMRDVLRRYHQISHELEHSQNNDLIKELNTLQNQIEAQNGWQFDAAIRQTISELGLPENERIGNLSGGQKKRVALAQAWVQKPDVLLLDEPTNHLDIDAIIWLENLLRGFSGSLIVITHDRRFLDNIATRIVELDRGTLRSYDGSFAKYSEKKAQELAVEAEHNRLFDKFHAQEEAWIRKGIEARRTRNEGRVKRLEELRKQRAARRERQGQVSFQLNAGEKSGKIVVELEHASFQYDNKLIMNDFSAIIQRGDKIGLIGANGIGKTTFLKLILGELQPTRGKIRIGSKQEVAYFDQFRSALNEQDTVFYTIGQGNDFVEIGGKKRHVMSYLEDFLFHPARAQSPVSSLSGGERNRLLLAKLFTRTANILVLDEPTNDLDIDTQELLEDLLRDYTGTVFLVSHDRMFLDNVITQSIVFEGNGSLKEYIGGYQDYVDAKARESKIQAAPAAAQEKQPEKEKPKANRTVKLSYKEQRELDALPDEIAALEAEQAEINAALSHPDIFKDYEQAGALQARAEEIELALLEKLERWEMLEAKQSGSA
- the ftsZ gene encoding cell division protein FtsZ, giving the protein MNNHSVYNLAEGNTGPAVIKVIGVGGGGCNAINNMIDNPIQGVEYISANTDAQSLANNNAANKIQLGASLTRGLGAGANPDVGRDAALEDREAISAAISGANMLFITTGMGGGTGTGAAPVIAEIAKEMGILTVAVVTRPFKHEGKRGIVAQQGIDLLKQHVDSLIVVPNDKLLTALGKGVTVREAFRAANNVLRNGVAGISEMITSPGLINLDFADVKNMMSITGMAMMGIGESKGTDRARIAVEQAISSPLLDDVSLSGARGVLVNITTAPDAFILDEYEEIMAVVNEYASPDAELKFGTAEDESMAEDVIRITIIATGLKEKNESSLTTHRHAAAPVEPDYSHKMNSIFRSARDVHSANLVAADFASQSVIDDFETPAVLRRRGGGNKPE